The Stappia sp. genome window below encodes:
- a CDS encoding PAS-domain containing protein → MSNPVETAAQNEAREPAGADVSRDRLDLLQAALDHINQGFSVFDANLELVGWNRRLFELLDFPRHLARRGTHIEAFLRVNAERGEYGEGDVDALIARRVERARLFEPHTFERVRPDGQVVLISGAPLPAGGFVTTYTDITREREHQATLERTVAERTRQLRQSEDWLRLVTDNIPALVAYLGPGPVYRFANRRYAKWFDQTVESIIGKSAEEVIGPDLYPEIGPQIEKAFRGHAVAYEYSRARPDGRLAHMRSTLIPDRTLDGRTLGCFVLSLDATDQKRSETALAHAQRMEAVGQLTGGLAHDFNNLLTIIIGNVLALRRKAEAPAMPDLTAHLDPIFQAAQRGTDLTRRLLVFARGDAPDMKPVRLAALIANIEALLSKSLPRTIAWRCDLRDTEVVARADAGELENALVNLVLNARDAMPDGGEIALTLTRRTLTEAEADRAGVAPGAYAEILVSDTGVGMSDAVRRQAFDPFFSTKPFGTGSGLGLPTVYGFARRAGGGIAIDSAPGKGTDIRLLLPALGPETPTEDPADVSASATGKGELILLVDDDADVANVVRDQLCDLGYTVLVTGDTGDALDLVRDVDDIRAVLSDIVMPGQLSGLALVREVHRLRPGLPVALMSGYRQGPNRETGQGTGQGTGPGEARAGCPVLSKPFTTRMLAKTVSGILAS, encoded by the coding sequence ATGTCGAACCCCGTCGAGACCGCAGCCCAGAACGAAGCCCGGGAGCCTGCCGGCGCGGATGTCAGCCGCGACCGTCTCGATTTGCTGCAGGCGGCGCTCGACCACATCAACCAGGGCTTTTCCGTCTTCGACGCCAATCTGGAGCTGGTCGGCTGGAACCGCCGGCTGTTCGAGCTGCTGGACTTCCCCCGCCATCTGGCGCGCCGCGGCACCCACATCGAGGCGTTTCTCCGGGTCAACGCCGAGCGCGGCGAATATGGCGAGGGCGATGTCGATGCGCTGATCGCGCGCCGGGTGGAGCGGGCGCGGCTGTTCGAGCCGCACACCTTCGAGCGCGTGCGCCCGGACGGGCAGGTGGTTCTCATCAGCGGCGCGCCGCTGCCCGCCGGCGGCTTCGTCACCACCTACACCGACATCACGCGCGAGCGCGAGCACCAGGCGACGCTCGAGCGTACGGTCGCCGAGCGCACCCGCCAGCTGCGCCAGAGCGAGGACTGGCTCCGCCTCGTCACCGACAATATCCCCGCGCTCGTCGCCTATCTCGGCCCCGGTCCGGTCTATCGCTTCGCCAACCGCCGCTACGCCAAATGGTTCGATCAGACGGTGGAGTCGATCATTGGCAAATCGGCCGAGGAGGTCATCGGGCCGGATCTCTATCCCGAGATCGGTCCGCAGATCGAAAAGGCGTTTCGCGGCCACGCGGTCGCCTACGAGTATTCCCGCGCCCGCCCGGACGGGCGTCTGGCGCACATGCGTTCGACTCTCATCCCCGACCGCACCCTCGACGGCCGCACGCTCGGCTGTTTCGTCCTGTCGCTCGACGCCACCGACCAGAAGCGCAGCGAGACGGCGCTCGCCCACGCCCAGCGCATGGAGGCCGTCGGCCAGCTCACCGGCGGGCTCGCCCATGACTTCAACAACCTGCTGACCATCATCATCGGCAACGTGCTGGCGCTCCGGCGCAAGGCGGAGGCACCCGCCATGCCGGACCTCACCGCTCATCTCGATCCGATCTTCCAGGCCGCGCAGCGCGGCACCGATCTCACCCGGCGGCTGCTCGTCTTCGCGCGCGGCGACGCGCCGGACATGAAGCCTGTGCGCCTCGCCGCGCTGATCGCCAACATCGAGGCGCTTCTGTCGAAGTCGCTGCCGCGCACCATCGCCTGGCGCTGCGACCTGCGCGACACCGAGGTGGTTGCCCGCGCCGATGCGGGCGAGTTGGAAAACGCACTGGTCAACCTCGTGCTCAACGCCCGCGACGCCATGCCGGACGGCGGCGAGATCGCGCTGACGCTGACCCGCCGGACCCTCACCGAGGCGGAGGCCGACCGGGCCGGCGTGGCCCCCGGCGCTTACGCGGAAATCCTTGTGTCCGACACGGGCGTGGGCATGAGCGATGCGGTGCGGCGTCAGGCCTTCGACCCGTTCTTTTCCACCAAGCCCTTCGGCACCGGGAGCGGGCTCGGCCTGCCGACGGTCTACGGCTTCGCGCGGCGCGCCGGCGGCGGCATCGCGATCGACTCCGCGCCGGGAAAGGGCACCGACATTCGCCTGCTGCTGCCCGCGCTCGGGCCCGAAACGCCAACCGAGGACCCGGCCGACGTCAGCGCGTCGGCCACCGGCAAGGGCGAGTTGATCCTGCTGGTCGACGACGATGCGGATGTGGCCAATGTCGTGCGCGACCAGCTGTGCGACCTCGGCTACACGGTGCTGGTGACCGGCGACACCGGCGATGCGCTCGATCTGGTGCGCGACGTGGACGACATCCGCGCGGTCCTGTCGGATATCGTGATGCCCGGTCAGTTGAGCGGGCTGGCGCTTGTGCGCGAGGTGCATCGCCTGCGCCCGGGCCTGCCGGTCGCCCTGATGAGCGGCTATCGCCAGGGCCCCAACCGGGAAACGGGCCAAGGTACGGGGCAGGGTACGGGTCCCGGGGAAGCCCGTGCCGGTTGTCCGGTCCTGTCGAAACCCTTTACAACACGTATGCTTGCCAAGACCGTCAGCGGGATTCTCGCATCATGA
- a CDS encoding response regulator transcription factor, which produces MTHPDPVSAREAGATDPDGARVFIIEDDGDIRDLLCDTLRTYRFAPVAFATAEAALSELAADPPAAVILDLGLPDMDGMDAINRIRARGPVPILVLSARAHASDRIMGLEFGADDYVVKPFDPREIVARVRSLLRRASPAPAAGVRDAGDRVARFAGWRFEPESHRLLAPDGEESFLSTGEAAILTALLRAPKRVLSRDHLLEHGGRDDTLDRAIDVRISRIRKKLTRPDEPPLIRTVYGSGYMLTAQVTWSDG; this is translated from the coding sequence ATGACACATCCCGATCCCGTCTCCGCACGCGAGGCGGGCGCGACCGATCCGGATGGCGCGCGCGTCTTCATCATCGAGGACGACGGCGACATCCGCGACCTTCTGTGCGACACGCTGCGCACCTATCGGTTCGCGCCCGTCGCCTTCGCGACCGCCGAGGCCGCCCTCAGCGAACTCGCCGCCGATCCGCCGGCCGCCGTGATCCTCGATCTCGGATTGCCGGACATGGACGGGATGGATGCGATCAACCGCATCCGCGCGCGCGGGCCCGTTCCCATTCTGGTGCTGTCGGCGCGCGCCCATGCCTCCGACCGGATCATGGGGCTTGAGTTCGGCGCCGACGACTATGTCGTCAAACCCTTCGATCCGCGCGAGATCGTGGCGCGCGTCCGCTCGCTGCTGCGCCGGGCAAGCCCGGCGCCGGCCGCCGGCGTGCGGGATGCCGGCGACAGGGTCGCGCGGTTCGCCGGCTGGCGCTTCGAGCCCGAGTCGCACCGCCTGCTGGCGCCCGACGGCGAGGAAAGTTTCCTGTCGACCGGCGAGGCGGCGATCCTGACGGCCCTGCTGCGCGCGCCCAAACGCGTCCTGTCGCGCGATCACCTGCTGGAGCACGGCGGACGCGACGACACCCTCGATCGGGCGATCGACGTGCGCATTTCCCGCATCCGCAAGAAGCTGACCCGGCCCGACGAACCGCCGCTGATCCGCACGGTCTATGGCTCGGGCTACATGCTCACCGCCCAGGTCACCTGGAGCGACGGCTGA
- a CDS encoding indolepyruvate ferredoxin oxidoreductase family protein: protein MTRNRVSLDDKYDLSKERIFISGTQALIRLVLMQKERDRRAGLNTAGYVTGYRGSPLGALDQQFQRAGKLLAPADVVFRPAINEDLAATALWGTQQAEMRGEGRFDGVFGIWYGKGPGVDRSGDAFRHANLAGTSPNGGVLALMGDDHTCESSTTAHQSEFALVDAMMPILNPAGAQEILDFGLYGWALSRYAGIWAGLKLVKDNVESTASIDGRLDRVAPVWPDFPMPPGGVHIRPSDPPLAQEARLHEIKLPAARAFIAANALDRVILSGGRDRRIGIVSTGKSFLDVVEALDALGIDEVRAADLGLAFLKIGCTWPLDATRLGDFASGLELLIVVEEKRGLIESQAKEILYGRANAPAVIGKQDETGATLFRAAGALEPMRIALEIGRRVQDRRPTEAVGARLADLQARVERLERTEDVANRTPYFCAGCPHNSSTRIPEGTRAYAGIGCHYMAQWMDRNTEGYTQMGGEGANWIGEAPFSRTGHVFQNLGDGTYNHSGALAIRAAKAAGVNITYKILYNDAVAMTGGQAHDGGLTVPEIAAQVAAEGARRVAIVTDEPGKYPVGIAWPEGTTIDHRDDLIEVEGGLAREPGLTVLIYDQTCAAEKRRRRKRGTFPDPDERIVINDLVCEGCGDCGVQSNCVAIQPVETEWGRKRQIDQSSCNKDFSCVKGFCPSFVSVKGGVLKGRAVTPPEAPSVPEPEIAPLTRTHSVLITGVGGTGVVTIGAVIGMAAHLDGLGCGIIDMAGLAQKGGAVTSHLKLAPRPEDISAIRVGPGSADLVLGCDIVVAGTAKVLTAMRKGETRAVINTHETLPGDFARNPDFSLPGRRLVAAIEEAAGADTSRFVDATTVATDLFGDAIAANMFLLGYGWQMGGLPVTREALEEAIRLNKVSVEMNLAAFAWGRAVAADPQAVARVARARPEPRGHHRLSETLDEAIDRRAVFLTEYQDAAYAETYRARIAALRKRAEPLGAAGDKVLDAAVRQLFRLMAIKDEYEVARLFTAPAFAEQLADTFESHERLEFHLAPPLLSRTDPRTGRPAKRRFGPWVLPVFRILARLKGLRGGALDLFGRTAERKMERRLRDDYARILDEVAGSLSAENAERAAALLAYPESIRGFGPVREQAAREAEARVPALLAAYRATAGTRDLAAAE from the coding sequence ATGACGCGCAACCGTGTTTCGCTGGATGACAAATACGACCTCTCCAAGGAGCGGATCTTCATCTCCGGCACGCAGGCGCTCATCCGGCTGGTCCTGATGCAGAAGGAGCGCGACCGGCGCGCCGGGCTGAACACCGCCGGTTATGTCACCGGCTATCGCGGCTCGCCGCTGGGGGCGCTCGATCAGCAGTTCCAGCGCGCGGGCAAGCTGCTCGCGCCCGCCGACGTCGTTTTCCGTCCGGCGATCAACGAGGATCTTGCCGCGACCGCCCTTTGGGGCACGCAGCAGGCGGAGATGCGCGGCGAGGGACGCTTCGACGGCGTCTTCGGCATCTGGTACGGCAAGGGTCCGGGCGTCGACCGCTCCGGCGACGCGTTCCGCCATGCCAATCTCGCCGGCACCTCGCCGAACGGCGGCGTGCTCGCGCTGATGGGCGACGACCACACCTGCGAAAGCTCCACCACCGCGCATCAGTCGGAATTCGCGCTGGTCGACGCGATGATGCCGATCCTCAATCCCGCCGGCGCGCAGGAAATTCTCGATTTCGGGCTCTACGGCTGGGCGCTGTCGCGCTACGCCGGCATCTGGGCCGGTCTGAAGCTGGTGAAGGACAATGTGGAATCCACCGCGTCCATCGACGGCCGCCTCGACCGGGTCGCGCCGGTATGGCCCGATTTTCCCATGCCGCCGGGCGGGGTCCACATTCGTCCCTCCGATCCGCCGCTCGCCCAGGAAGCGCGGCTGCACGAGATCAAGCTGCCGGCCGCACGCGCCTTCATCGCCGCCAATGCGCTCGACCGGGTGATCCTGTCGGGCGGCCGCGACCGGCGCATCGGCATCGTCTCCACCGGCAAGAGCTTTCTCGACGTGGTCGAGGCGCTCGACGCGCTCGGCATCGACGAGGTCAGGGCCGCCGATCTCGGCCTCGCCTTCCTCAAGATCGGCTGCACTTGGCCGCTCGACGCGACGCGCCTCGGCGATTTCGCGAGCGGGCTCGAACTGCTGATCGTGGTGGAGGAAAAGCGCGGGCTGATCGAGAGCCAGGCCAAGGAGATCCTTTACGGCCGGGCGAATGCCCCGGCGGTGATCGGCAAGCAGGACGAGACGGGCGCGACGCTCTTCCGCGCCGCCGGCGCGCTGGAGCCGATGCGCATCGCGCTGGAGATCGGGCGCCGCGTCCAGGACCGCCGCCCGACAGAGGCGGTGGGCGCCCGATTGGCGGATCTCCAGGCGCGGGTCGAGCGGCTGGAGCGCACCGAGGATGTGGCGAACCGCACGCCCTATTTCTGCGCCGGCTGCCCGCACAATTCCTCCACCCGCATTCCCGAGGGCACGCGCGCCTATGCCGGCATCGGCTGCCATTACATGGCGCAGTGGATGGACCGCAACACCGAAGGCTACACCCAGATGGGCGGCGAGGGCGCCAACTGGATCGGCGAGGCGCCGTTCTCCAGGACAGGGCACGTGTTCCAGAACCTCGGCGACGGCACCTACAATCATTCCGGCGCGCTGGCCATCCGCGCGGCCAAGGCCGCCGGCGTCAACATCACCTACAAGATCCTCTACAATGACGCCGTGGCGATGACCGGCGGGCAGGCGCACGACGGCGGGCTGACGGTGCCGGAGATCGCGGCGCAGGTCGCCGCCGAGGGCGCGCGTCGGGTCGCCATCGTCACCGACGAGCCGGGCAAATATCCCGTCGGCATCGCCTGGCCGGAGGGCACGACCATCGACCATCGCGACGATCTGATCGAGGTGGAGGGCGGTCTGGCGCGCGAGCCGGGGCTCACGGTGCTCATCTACGACCAGACCTGCGCGGCGGAAAAGCGCCGCCGGCGCAAGCGCGGCACCTTCCCCGATCCGGACGAGCGCATCGTGATCAACGATCTGGTGTGCGAGGGCTGCGGCGATTGCGGCGTGCAGTCGAACTGCGTGGCGATCCAGCCGGTGGAGACCGAATGGGGCCGCAAGCGGCAGATCGACCAGTCGTCCTGCAACAAGGATTTTTCCTGCGTGAAGGGCTTCTGCCCCTCCTTCGTCAGCGTCAAGGGCGGTGTGCTGAAGGGGCGCGCGGTCACTCCACCCGAAGCGCCCTCGGTGCCCGAGCCGGAGATCGCGCCGCTGACGCGCACCCATTCGGTGCTGATCACCGGGGTCGGCGGCACCGGCGTCGTCACCATCGGCGCGGTGATCGGCATGGCCGCCCATCTCGACGGGCTCGGCTGCGGCATCATCGACATGGCGGGGCTGGCGCAAAAGGGCGGGGCGGTGACGAGCCACCTGAAGCTCGCGCCTCGGCCGGAGGACATCTCCGCGATCCGCGTCGGGCCCGGCTCCGCCGATCTGGTGCTCGGCTGCGACATCGTTGTGGCGGGCACCGCCAAGGTGCTCACCGCGATGCGAAAGGGCGAGACGCGCGCGGTCATCAACACGCATGAGACCCTGCCCGGCGATTTCGCGCGCAATCCCGATTTCAGCCTGCCCGGCCGGCGGCTCGTGGCGGCGATCGAGGAGGCGGCGGGCGCGGACACGAGCCGCTTCGTCGACGCCACGACGGTTGCGACCGATCTCTTCGGCGATGCGATTGCCGCCAACATGTTCCTGCTCGGCTACGGCTGGCAGATGGGCGGACTGCCCGTGACCCGCGAGGCGCTGGAAGAGGCGATCCGGCTCAACAAGGTGTCGGTGGAGATGAACCTTGCCGCCTTCGCCTGGGGGCGGGCGGTGGCGGCCGATCCGCAGGCGGTCGCGCGGGTCGCGCGGGCGCGACCCGAGCCGCGCGGGCATCATCGCCTGTCGGAAACGCTGGATGAGGCCATCGACCGGCGCGCGGTGTTCCTGACGGAGTATCAGGATGCGGCCTATGCCGAGACCTACCGGGCCCGCATCGCGGCCTTGCGCAAGCGCGCCGAGCCGCTGGGCGCGGCCGGCGACAAGGTGCTGGACGCGGCCGTGCGGCAGCTCTTCCGGCTGATGGCGATCAAGGACGAATACGAGGTCGCGCGGCTGTTTACGGCGCCTGCCTTCGCCGAACAGCTCGCGGATACCTTCGAGAGCCACGAAAGGCTCGAGTTTCATCTGGCGCCGCCGCTTCTCAGCCGCACCGACCCGCGCACCGGGCGTCCGGCCAAGCGCCGCTTCGGCCCCTGGGTGCTGCCCGTGTTCCGCATTCTGGCGCGGCTGAAGGGTTTGCGCGGCGGGGCGCTCGATCTCTTCGGCCGTACGGCCGAGCGCAAGATGGAGCGCCGCTTGCGCGACGACTACGCGCGCATCCTCGACGAGGTCGCCGGATCGCTGTCGGCGGAAAACGCGGAGCGCGCGGCCGCGCTGCTTGCCTATCCGGAGAGCATTCGCGGGTTTGGCCCGGTGCGGGAACAGGCGGCGCGCGAGGCGGAAGCCCGCGTGCCCGCGCTGCTCGCCGCCTATCGCGCGACGGCGGGGACGCGGGACCTGGCGGCGGCCGAGTAA
- a CDS encoding TRAP transporter large permease subunit: MELFFLALLVVLMAAALGSGFPVAFALPGSAILTIGLAALAGYLFAGNTDAFFAHGGPSQWLSAGVTNFRGIYWEAERDTLIAIPLFVFMGIMLQRSKIAEDLLVTMAQLFGPIPGGLGISVVFVGALLAATTGIVGATVVAMGLISLPAMLRNNYSPSLATGTIAASGTLGQIIPPSIVLIILADQLASAVDQAGSLRQTLYRDSTGEFSMPSDFAVTSTSAGEMFLGAFIPGMVLVGLYMLFIMGFALLNPKSAPAVPREGTFDRAFFAKVFVTLIPPLALIFLVLGSILAGVATVNQAGAIGAIGAMIMAGYRLREGEKGAYTPAVLAVVALLAIAVAVSFYDINIRLVETSEDVLGLVIALIAVSLLLIAVFWSGWRTLTISDTLRGVMIETAKTTSLVFIILLGAAMLTSAFRAFGGEEIVKNFLQGLPGGFWMQFLIVMLVIFILGFFLDFIEIAVVVVPIVAPILLADPSANVTAVWLGVMIGLNIQTSFLTPPFGFALFYLRGVAPSAVKTTAMYKGVIAFIGLQLLALAIVGFYPQLVNYLPNRASLLSETAPPPLNPRLQYCMEKYVAERFETEGDDLIAAIQTARGLDLSYLPEDLREDLAESFDKAENSLALMKEITDAEAAVAVAAVDYRPLHVEVRALQRDMRRLDARIEELQVIVNRSGEGQIYSAERGERARATIAELEAEKAALEARIPEDWEPRHDAFAEIQTAENRARMTYRRNADDAYEPLNEVRMVIADTDKLAALENDLRGLEGELDTLDKDAFVERITEVRSLVGDVEGAGDVRSAVNDARSAMRSREPDPQAARAAIAEAIALFEAQMVWRARASEELLPGLAAYDAAIRDTIGLRGQARLPREHALYVAACNSEHRDVSLSF; this comes from the coding sequence ATGGAATTGTTCTTTCTCGCTCTGCTGGTCGTGCTGATGGCCGCCGCGCTCGGCTCGGGCTTTCCGGTCGCCTTCGCGCTTCCCGGCTCGGCCATTCTCACCATCGGCCTCGCGGCGCTGGCCGGCTATCTCTTCGCCGGCAACACGGATGCCTTCTTCGCCCATGGCGGGCCATCGCAATGGCTGAGTGCCGGGGTCACGAATTTCAGAGGCATCTACTGGGAAGCGGAACGAGATACGCTCATAGCCATCCCGCTCTTCGTGTTCATGGGCATCATGCTGCAGCGCTCGAAGATCGCCGAAGACCTGCTCGTCACAATGGCGCAGCTGTTCGGGCCGATCCCCGGGGGACTGGGCATTTCCGTGGTCTTCGTCGGGGCGCTGCTGGCCGCAACCACCGGCATTGTCGGCGCCACGGTGGTGGCCATGGGGCTGATCTCCCTGCCGGCCATGCTGCGCAACAATTACTCGCCGTCGCTGGCGACCGGCACGATCGCCGCCTCGGGCACGCTCGGGCAGATCATCCCGCCCTCCATCGTTCTGATCATTCTCGCCGACCAGCTCGCCAGCGCCGTGGACCAGGCCGGCTCGCTGCGCCAGACGCTCTATCGCGACAGCACCGGCGAATTTTCCATGCCGTCCGACTTCGCCGTCACCTCGACGAGCGCGGGCGAAATGTTCCTCGGCGCCTTCATTCCCGGCATGGTGCTGGTCGGGCTCTACATGCTCTTCATCATGGGCTTCGCGCTCCTCAACCCGAAGTCGGCGCCCGCCGTGCCGCGCGAGGGCACCTTCGACCGCGCCTTCTTCGCCAAGGTGTTCGTGACCCTGATCCCGCCGCTTGCGCTGATCTTCCTGGTGCTGGGCTCGATCCTGGCCGGCGTCGCGACCGTCAACCAGGCGGGTGCCATCGGCGCCATCGGCGCCATGATCATGGCGGGCTACCGGTTGCGCGAGGGGGAGAAGGGGGCCTATACGCCGGCCGTGCTGGCCGTGGTCGCGTTGCTGGCCATCGCCGTCGCCGTCAGCTTCTACGACATCAATATCCGTCTCGTTGAAACGTCGGAGGATGTTCTCGGCCTCGTCATCGCGCTGATCGCCGTATCGCTGCTGCTGATCGCGGTGTTCTGGAGCGGCTGGCGGACCCTCACGATCTCCGACACGCTGCGGGGCGTGATGATCGAGACGGCGAAGACCACCTCGCTCGTCTTCATCATCCTGCTGGGCGCGGCGATGCTGACCTCGGCGTTCCGGGCGTTCGGCGGCGAGGAGATCGTCAAGAACTTCCTGCAAGGGCTGCCCGGCGGTTTCTGGATGCAGTTCCTGATCGTGATGCTGGTGATCTTCATCCTCGGCTTCTTCCTCGACTTCATCGAGATCGCCGTGGTGGTGGTGCCCATCGTGGCGCCGATCCTGCTCGCCGATCCGTCCGCCAATGTCACCGCCGTGTGGCTCGGCGTGATGATCGGCCTCAACATCCAGACATCGTTCCTGACCCCGCCCTTCGGCTTCGCGCTGTTCTACCTGCGCGGCGTGGCGCCATCGGCGGTCAAGACAACGGCGATGTACAAGGGCGTGATCGCCTTCATCGGGCTTCAGTTGCTGGCGCTCGCGATCGTCGGATTCTATCCGCAGTTGGTGAACTATCTGCCCAACCGCGCCTCGCTGCTGTCGGAAACGGCGCCGCCGCCGCTCAATCCGCGTTTGCAGTATTGCATGGAGAAATATGTCGCCGAGCGGTTCGAGACCGAAGGCGACGATCTCATCGCGGCCATCCAGACGGCGCGGGGGCTCGATCTCTCCTATCTTCCCGAGGATTTGCGCGAGGATCTCGCGGAGAGTTTCGACAAGGCCGAGAACAGCCTCGCGCTCATGAAGGAGATCACGGACGCCGAGGCCGCCGTCGCCGTGGCCGCGGTGGACTATCGCCCGCTGCATGTCGAGGTGCGCGCGCTGCAGCGTGACATGCGGCGCCTCGACGCGCGGATCGAGGAACTCCAGGTGATCGTCAACCGCTCCGGCGAGGGGCAGATCTATTCCGCCGAGCGCGGCGAGCGGGCCCGCGCGACCATCGCGGAGCTGGAGGCGGAGAAGGCGGCGCTGGAGGCGCGGATCCCGGAGGACTGGGAGCCGCGCCATGACGCCTTCGCGGAGATCCAGACCGCGGAAAACAGGGCGCGCATGACCTACCGGCGCAATGCGGACGATGCCTATGAGCCGCTCAACGAGGTGCGCATGGTGATCGCCGACACCGACAAGCTGGCGGCGCTGGAGAACGACCTGCGCGGGCTGGAGGGCGAGCTCGACACGCTGGACAAGGACGCCTTCGTGGAGCGGATCACCGAGGTGCGCAGTCTGGTCGGTGACGTGGAGGGCGCGGGCGACGTGCGCTCGGCGGTCAACGACGCGCGCTCGGCGATGCGCTCGCGCGAGCCGGACCCGCAAGCCGCGCGCGCGGCCATCGCCGAGGCTATCGCGCTTTTCGAGGCGCAGATGGTCTGGCGCGCGCGGGCCTCGGAAGAGCTTCTTCCCGGTCTCGCCGCCTATGATGCCGCGATCCGGGACACCATCGGCCTGCGCGGTCAGGCGCGGCTGCCGCGCGAACACGCGCTCTATGTCGCGGCCTGCAACTCCGAGCACCGGGACGTGTCGCTCAGCTTCTGA
- a CDS encoding TRAP transporter small permease subunit: MTSSAGASGSASGFAEAATGRSNAGAVVTRLFGWIMLAVMAAFVFNNYLTYWQDFPGVAPLFGGAANGDPNTMLSLAQVGIYGILAALAAAYVLRDPGQALRADSRRIVAINSFLIRGAFFAVLIVGLSDAVISYLRVEGMLEGLVGEAMATDLGRSQFRGPYVHMPLIALSFVLAAFTRTIGFMWLALLVVAAEFLIVIGRFIFSYEQAFMADLVRFWYAALFLFASAYTLWDEGHVRVDVFFAAMSARTKGLVNAVGSLLMGIVLCWTILIIGLGGKQNAINAPMLSYETTQAGFGLYVKYLMAGFLGVFAVSMLIMFTAYLLEAVADIREEPGGRDVASSAAH, encoded by the coding sequence ATGACGTCCTCTGCCGGGGCTTCCGGATCCGCGTCGGGCTTTGCCGAGGCGGCGACGGGCCGCTCGAACGCCGGTGCCGTCGTCACCCGCCTGTTCGGCTGGATCATGCTCGCCGTCATGGCGGCTTTCGTCTTCAACAACTATCTCACCTACTGGCAGGATTTTCCGGGCGTGGCGCCGCTCTTCGGAGGCGCCGCCAACGGCGACCCGAACACCATGCTCTCGCTCGCGCAGGTCGGGATCTACGGCATCCTGGCCGCGCTGGCCGCGGCTTACGTGCTGCGCGATCCCGGACAGGCGCTTCGGGCGGACAGCCGGCGCATCGTCGCGATCAACAGCTTCCTGATCCGCGGCGCCTTCTTCGCGGTGCTGATCGTCGGGCTGAGCGATGCGGTGATCTCCTATCTGCGGGTCGAGGGCATGCTCGAGGGGCTGGTCGGCGAGGCGATGGCGACCGATCTCGGCCGCTCCCAGTTTCGCGGCCCCTATGTGCACATGCCGCTGATCGCCCTGTCCTTCGTGCTGGCCGCCTTCACCCGCACCATCGGCTTCATGTGGCTGGCGCTGCTCGTGGTGGCGGCGGAGTTCCTGATCGTGATCGGGCGCTTCATCTTTTCCTACGAGCAGGCCTTCATGGCCGACCTGGTGCGCTTCTGGTACGCGGCGCTGTTCCTCTTCGCCAGCGCCTACACGCTGTGGGACGAGGGGCACGTGCGCGTCGACGTCTTCTTCGCCGCCATGTCCGCGCGGACGAAGGGGCTGGTGAACGCGGTCGGCTCGCTGCTCATGGGGATCGTGCTGTGCTGGACGATCCTCATCATCGGACTTGGCGGCAAGCAGAACGCCATCAACGCGCCGATGCTCTCCTATGAAACGACGCAGGCCGGTTTCGGCCTCTATGTGAAGTATCTGATGGCCGGCTTTCTCGGCGTCTTCGCCGTGTCGATGCTGATCATGTTCACGGCCTATCTGCTGGAGGCCGTCGCCGACATTCGCGAAGAACCGGGCGGGCGCGACGTGGCGTCCAGCGCGGCGCACTGA
- a CDS encoding TRAP transporter substrate-binding protein — translation MDRRSFLKNAGLGAGAAAAATTLAAPAIAQSTTEMVIVSTWPRDFPGLGTSAQRLARRIGELTEGRINVQYFAAGERVGAFDSFDEVASGNAQAYIGVDYYWKGKHPAWAYFGAVPFGLTYPEMDAWIKFGGGQELWDELADDYGLKNFAAGNTGVQMGGWFNKEIETVDDLKGLKMRIPGLGGDVMAKLGVSPVSLPGGQIYENLVSGAVDATEWVGPYNDYFMKFYEAAKYYYYPGMHEPGSQLSMGINKSWWSTLSPADQGIIEALCMMENSMQMAETNAKNGEYLDRLINEHGVELRRFNEEIYDAFGEASEEVFEETIQHSDLAARVHESFVKARSEIGRWMLLADTGYTTQRNRVLGIEV, via the coding sequence ATGGATCGCCGTTCGTTTCTGAAAAACGCGGGTCTTGGCGCGGGCGCCGCCGCCGCCGCCACGACGCTCGCCGCGCCGGCCATCGCGCAGTCGACCACCGAGATGGTGATCGTCTCGACCTGGCCGCGCGACTTTCCGGGCCTCGGCACGAGCGCCCAGCGTCTGGCGCGCCGCATCGGCGAGCTGACCGAGGGGCGGATCAACGTCCAGTATTTCGCGGCCGGCGAGCGTGTCGGTGCTTTCGACTCCTTCGATGAAGTCGCCTCGGGCAATGCGCAGGCCTACATCGGTGTCGATTACTACTGGAAGGGCAAGCATCCGGCGTGGGCCTATTTCGGAGCCGTGCCCTTCGGCCTCACCTATCCGGAGATGGATGCCTGGATCAAGTTCGGCGGCGGTCAGGAGCTGTGGGACGAACTGGCCGACGACTATGGCCTGAAGAACTTCGCCGCCGGCAACACCGGCGTGCAGATGGGCGGCTGGTTCAACAAGGAGATCGAGACGGTCGACGACCTCAAGGGTCTCAAGATGCGCATCCCGGGCCTCGGCGGCGACGTGATGGCCAAGCTCGGCGTCTCGCCCGTGTCGCTTCCCGGCGGCCAGATCTACGAGAACCTGGTATCCGGCGCGGTCGATGCGACGGAGTGGGTCGGCCCGTACAACGACTACTTCATGAAGTTCTACGAGGCCGCGAAGTACTACTACTATCCGGGCATGCACGAGCCGGGCTCGCAGCTCTCGATGGGCATCAACAAGTCCTGGTGGAGCACCCTGTCGCCGGCCGACCAGGGCATCATCGAGGCCCTGTGCATGATGGAAAACTCCATGCAGATGGCCGAGACGAACGCCAAGAACGGCGAGTATCTCGACCGGCTGATCAACGAGCACGGCGTCGAGCTGCGCCGCTTCAACGAAGAAATCTACGATGCCTTCGGGGAAGCCTCCGAGGAGGTGTTCGAGGAGACGATCCAGCACAGCGATCTGGCCGCCCGCGTTCACGAGAGCTTCGTCAAGGCGCGCTCCGAGATCGGGCGCTGGATGCTTCTGGCCGACACCGGCTACACCACGCAGCGCAACCGCGTGCTGGGCATCGAAGTCTGA